The nucleotide window GTGTCAACCACCACAGAAGCTTCGGGAAGCAGAGAGCCTTAATTATGTCCTTAGTTAAGTTCAGCTCCTGCAAAGTTTACTCTGAAATTTGACCTTGTCTTCCTGACCATCTCCCCCACCTTTCCTGGACTTCTTTCTCTTTAGCCTCCTGCAAACTCCAACTTTCTTGAAGATTTGAGCTCACGGAGACACCTGCTGAAGCTAAGGGGGAAATTGCTGCCCTGACTTGGGAATACGGGAAAGAGCCAGCATATTGCACCGAGTGTGCAAATTTgaacccctccccccatccattCCCTGGTGCTGTTGCTTCCTGTCATTCGGAGGAAAGCGACACGGGACGGCCACAGGAGTAGAGACGAAGATGCCTGAGCCTGACACCTGACTTCCATTCCCAACTTCCATTTGAGGTGGAGCCTTTGCTAAAAAGCACCCAGCTCTCAGCTAGTCCTAGCGGTGGGAAGCAGCAGCTTGGGGCACAATCCAGAGAGTGGGGAGTCTCACAAAGCATTCAAACGTGGACTTAGAATATAGGGTAAAAATCAGGCCTTCTAAAAAACTGCTGTTTGCTTGTGCGGCATGAGGTTCACATCCTTAATCGTGTTTTACTTAAAGCACACTAATTGTGTGCGTTTCCTCAAGGCGCAGCCATCGGATGGGAGGTGGGGCATCCGGGCAGGGGCCCAGCAAAGGAAAGGAGCATGCCTGGGATTGAACACCCACAGAAGGGACTCAGGAGTTGACCCCACTGGGCTGATGCCCAGGAGCAAGTGAGATGCCACAAGCAAGGAAAAGGGGTTCATTTTAAGAGACAAGTCTACGTCTGGTCTCGACTTTCTGACCCACTCCTGACAAAGCCACTGGGGGATGGAAGGACAGGAAGGTCTGTGGATGTTGGGGGGCATCTTCACTCTGGTTTTGGGCCCAGGTCCCTGCAGTTTCTTGAGCCACCAACTGCTTTCAAGAGAATGGAGCTGAATGTAGACAGCCTAGGGGTTGGGAGCAGGGGAGCCCGGGCTAGGGGGCTGCCCGTGTGGACTTGCTCCCAAGGAAAGGTCATGGTGAAGGTGTTAGGCTTCTGGTTGTCCCAGGTCCTTCCACACCCGCGTTTCTGGTGGGAGGAAGGTGAGTAAGTAGAAGCCCTCTGAGACTCCCAGTCTTAATCAGAGTTCTGCTTGACAACGGGGGCCCATCTCTCTGCTTCAAACCTGGGGGTTACTTCTCTGAAATCTggaggtgggagaaagagaagagggtagGGGAAGAGGCTTCTTGAAGGCTACTGAGAGGTACAGATGCAGGCTAGGGAAAAGTGATGCAATTTCATCTGTTGTTTGTGTCTATTAATTTGCAGCTCTGGGGGCAGAGAAATGGATCTGAGTATATGTGCACGCTCCCTGTGAATCATGAGTGGATGTGCTTGGGTGTGTGTGCTGTATCTTCTGTGCCTCGTGTGAGTAACTGCATTGTGGGTATAAACCGAGTTTATGTGTATTTTGTGGGCATAAACAACATAAAGTGTCCTTGGTATATTTCACATCCATACCCATTGTGTCCGTGTGGTTTTTATGCATTTTGCATCTGAGTTGCGGGTAGGTCTTTGCACATGGTGTTGGTCTTTTGTGTTGTGTTCTGTGTTGGTGAGTGCGTTCCAGGTCTGTGCCGAATGTGCACGCTTTGGATACGGGTGTAGCTGTGTATCACCTGTGTGTGCCCTTTTCATTAATTGGTGCGTGTGCATTTTGCGTTTGCGTGTGGCAACAGTGTAGCGATCGATTTGGGGCtgggtgtgcacgtgtgtgtgcctgCACCTGTGAACGTTTTATGGTCCCAGGTCAAAGACGCTGGGATAAAAGAACTACCCCCTGACGGAGGCCTTAGGTATGGACTGTTTTATCATCTGTTCCCCTAGGTCTGTGTCCTCCTCACCCCATGTCTTGGGAATTCAGCACCACCTCCcatgaaggagaggaagagaagcatAGAGGCTTTGCGCTGGGCATGGGGTGTCCTGCAGATACCCGGGGACGTGGGTGACCAGGAACTAATGAGCACCCTGGGCCTAGCACCCTGAGCTGGTGCCCCACTCCCCCCAGGTAACTGTAGGTGCTCAGTAGCCAACAGCGAGGCTAGGGCTGGAGCCACGACTGGGCAGCCCGACCGCACAACTCACTGTGTTTGGGAAATCTAAGCCATTATGTTGAAAGGAAGAAGCCCAGTCTGTGAGGCGAAAGCCTCCCCACCTCAACCCATTCCAGGGCCAGCCTGAACTCTACCTTTAGGCCGTGCGGTGCTCATTCACTGTCAGTctgtcctgggggtggggaatgagtcTCTATCCACCCCCTTGGTTGCCAGTTCAATGAGGAGAGAGTTTGAGCCTGGCAATCCACATGACGACTGTGGGTCATCTAGGGTCTCCATGCCTTGGTCCTGGACTTCAGAAATTTCCACGTAGAGCAAGCTCCCTTTCAAGTCCAGACTTGTGGCATCTCGGGTCCCCAGAAGCCCTCCTCCTGGTGTCCTTGCTCTGAAGCAGGCAATCCGTTCTGGGTCTTTAGGGAAAGGTTCATTTAAAGTGACTGATGCAGAGCCAAGTGACAATAAAGACCAAAGAGGGCGGGGAAAGATGACAACAGAGATGATTTAACATGATGTGCTGTAGAGACAAGGCCTGGGGCGGGTCTGGCCCAGGGCAGCTGGAGCTGGGAGGGCCGTGGGCCCTTGTGCACTCGGTAAGACAAGCTTCAGCCCCGGGAAACTGAAGCTGCAGCacatggagggcagagagacaactGTAACATCGAAGAATCCGTGAAACTGGAGTGTCTGAGGCAATGGCAGCAAACCCAGGCCCAGTCGGGTTACCGATGAGAGAAATTAACCCATTAGGCCTCTCAGACGACCAACCCACCAAGCAGTGGATTTGCTCCTGAACCTGAACTCCAGAGaatgaatatgtgtatgtgtgtgtgtgtgtgtgtgtgtgtgtgtgtgtgcgtgtgtgcacaaacatatgcacacacgtacgtatgtatgtatataatacatagtatatacatacatactctaGTGCACATAGTCAAACACATGCATAAATTGCCCTGTGTCCAAAATATTGCATAAGCTTATACAAGGTTcaaatgcaactttttttttttcctatagctAGCTAGGTAGAGGAACTCATGAAAGAGatactcaatatatatttatatacactggATCCACAAATCCGCCTGTCCTCGGGACCAGATGCCCTGGTCAGCTATAGAGTCATGCCCATGACCAGGTTAATTCCTAAGGTGCAGTTATGTGAGGTGTTCGGGCGCTGTGTTCCCTGCTCACCTTCCTGGCTTCGCAGAGGTCTGTGCCCCAGCTTGGAAGAACAGGGATGGCGTGGGCTGGAGAGCCAGAAGTTTTGGTTCCCCGTGCCAaacagtctctcttttttttttttttctcctgattgaGGGCTTTTGTCCTCCgatgggggggaaaaaaccctagTTCAATGCCACTCTGGGGCTATTAATACTCTAAATATGAATACTGTGTAGGCTACTAAGAAAATAGGTTATCTCCTGTGTTTTAAATATTGAGATTCATGCAAGAAACACCCATGCAGCTCTATCGCATCACTGGTAATTTCACTGCGGTGTCAGTGCCGCTGGCACGGCACTAGGAAAGCAGATGTCTGCAAACTCCAGTGTAACGAAGAAATCAGACGTGTTGTGTGACCCTGAAGCCTGCAAAAATGGTGAGATCTGAAGCCGAGAGGTCCCTTGGCTTGCTAGCTTCTCCCCATAGGCCTAAGAGCAAATGTGAAACTTGACAACTCACATTCGGCCATACTCACCGTCCCTCCCCCCTGGGGTTCCCTCACATCCACACTGCAGAGAAAAACCAAATGCAGCATTTTCCGTTACGAAACACAAGCCTCCAGACCATCCACTTGGCAACTGCAACTCACAAAGCCCAGCCCGTGACACAGAAAGTAATTCCAATACACAGGCCTGTGCGTGCTTTTCGATGCAAAAATGGGAATGACCTTTTGCACAATTACCAGCGCTTTAAAGCTAAGCCACCATGGTTTTCCTCTGTGAAGGGGGAGGTGGGCTCATATGGGATGATGGTGCCTGGGACccggaggctggggtgggggaggggtgcatcTCCCGGGTGCCGTGTGCATCTAACTTGGAAGGGAAGGTGGCGTTGAGGCGGTGGGTTATGTATTTGACATGAGGTGGCCCCAACGTGTCCTTCTGAAATTCTGGCTCCATGGGTGACCCCCCCTGTTTGGAAACCCCTAAGCCGGTGATGAAGATTTGCATGAAAGCCGTGGACAGATACTCTGTGCTCTAAATCCAAAATCAAAAGATCAAAAAGTCACTTGCACGACTATTGCTTTCCATGCAGAACCAGATACACACTGTAGAACACACTGACTACAATGCAGGCTATTACGCAAGATCTGCATTAGTTCCATGGAGCTGCGAGTATGGTAATGGGTTTCCATCAGACATCAGTTAACATTTTGGTAATATTCACATAGTTTGTATTAGCCAAAGTGCAGTTGGCCGTTTTCAAGTTTTCCTCTCTAAAGTCCTCGTTACTGTTGTTTACCCCCTCCTGGATCTCCATGTAATCAGACTTACTAATGGTAGAGGCACTTCTACTTTTCTTTAGGTCAGGGGAGGATGGGATCTTTGGACAGCTCGTCACTTGCAGGTACTGggcctgctcctctccctctgtctcccggTGGTAGAAGTAGTTGAAGTTGGACACGATGACGGGGACCGGTAAGGCAATGGTTAACACACCTGCAATCGCGCATAGGGAGCCCACGATCTTTCCCCCGATGGTAGTTGGAACCATGTCTCCATAGCCTACGGTTGTCATGGAGACGACTGCCCACCAGAAGGCATCCGGGATGCTGGGGAACTGGGAGTCTCGCTCATCGGCCTCTGCGAAATAGACAGCACTAGAGAAAAGGATGACCCCGATGAAGAGGAAGAATATCAGGAGGCCCAATTCTCTCATGCTGGCTTTGAGGGTCTGACCTAGAATCTGGAGACCTTTGGAGTGTCGAGACAACttgaaaatcctaaagactcttACCAACCGGATGACACGGAGGATGGCCAGCGACATGGCCTGCTGGCCCTGCTGGGCATCCTCCGGCTTCTCGGCCAGCTCTGTCCCCAGGGTGATGAAGTAGGGGATGATGGCCACGATGTCGATGATGTTCATGATGTTGGTGAAGAAGCCGGCCTTGCTGGGACAGGCAAAGAACCTCACCAAGAATTCAAAGGAGAACCAGATGATGCAGAGAGTCTCTACGATGAAGAAAGGGTCAGTGAAGGAGGTCGACTGCTGGTACCCGATGGTGCTGTTGGAATAGGTGTGGAAGGTCACCCCGCCGCCATGCATGTCCTCGTTCTCATCCCGGAAGATGGGCAGTGTTTCCAGGCAGAAGCTGACGATCGAGATCAGGATCACCATGACAGACACAATAGCTATAATCCGGGCAGGCCCCGAGCTCTCTGGGTATTCAAAGAGGAGCCACACCTGCCTCTGAAACTCATTTTCGGGCAGAGGACGCTCTTCCTCTTTGATATAGCCTTCATCTTCCCGAAACATTTCCATGGCTTCTTCTCCCAGCTCATAAAACCGAATCTCCTCAGAGAATATATCTAAGGGCACGTTCACAGGTCGCCTCAGCCGGCCCCCAGACTGGTAATAGTACAAGATGGCATCAAAGCTGGGGCGGTTCCGATCGAAAAAGTACTCATTTCGGAGGGGGTCAAAGTACCTCATCCGCTTCTTTGGGTCCCCTAAGAGGGTCTCTGGAAACTGGGCTAAGGTCTTCAGCTGGGTCTCGAACCGCAGTCCCGAGATGTTGATCACCACCCTCTCACAGCACTCGTGGTCTGCCTCGGGGTCATAGGTGTCCTGCGGGTGCCCGGGGAGGGCAGCAGCCTCGTCCGCTGGCTCTCCGGTGGCCACTGTCATAATTGGGGCTGAGAGAAGGGCCTCACACTATGCCTTCCAGCTGCCTGGCGGCAGGGAGCTCAGGGTACCGCTTATGGCCCCAGGAAACACAGAAGCATTGGCCTGGGTTCCTGCAGGAGAGCCCGTGGGCTCTCTGAGAGCTGGAGAGACAGCCTCGCTTGGCTGAAAGACAGAGGCAGTTAAGGACATGAGACCACTCGGCATCGGCAGCCCGACCTCGGTTGCTGCTCCTTGTCTCCTACCTCTCAGCCAAGAGTTCAGAagtatcaccaccaccaccaccaccaccaccaaaaagcAGAACTTACTTTCACCTTGTAACCTGGCTGGGGATCAGAGGAAAGCAGGTGGCAGGCTCTCAAGAAAGCTCCGGACTGCCCTGCACTGGGGGAAGGTGGCTGGTACGGGTCCCCTCTGCACCGCGCGGGCTTCATGGAGCACAAGCCCATACTAGAGGCCGGAAGGGAGCCCGCTCCCAGGCACTGAACTCGTGGTTTGCAGACACCTGCGCTCGGGGAGCTATTCACAGTGGTGCATCTGGGGCCTGGGTCTCCCGCATCGCCCCCACTCCAATGACTCTACGCATGACTGTTATTAAGGAATAGACTGATTTACCTGGCAAGGCAGGAACCTGAAGCTCTCTTCCTCGCAGAGCTGATCAGATACTGTGGGAATCCTAGATACACAAATAGGCAGCCCGGCTGCCCATCACGCCTTCTCACTTGAGCGAGAAATAATGGTGAGTCATTCTGGGCAGGagggcaggctccaggtcctggaGGTGAGCTCCAGAACTGGGCTGGCCTGGAGGGGCAGTGGAGGGCCTGGCCAGGGACACGCAGGACTCCAGGGCAGCCGAACTTGGGTCCGGAGCctttggaaggaaggaggcaagatGCAAAGTTCAGCAAAAGCCAGAGTCCTCCTGGCTGTCCTCAGGAGGTGTGACGTTGCCTGGAAAAAACAGCAGAAAGGTGGAACCGTGGCTCTTGGGTAGCTGGTGCCAAGATTTAGGAGGGCTCTGGCGGCTTTGCCTTCCGTGCCCACCTTCCATGCTGGTGTCACACCTGAGAGCTACccctcagcctcccagcctcctccgGGGCGGGCTTCCATCAGCTGGAAGCATTTTTCTCCCAGGGAACAAGCCTTCAGGCTCCGCTGGGCCTGCCTCCTCTAGGGGCCTCCCAGGGCAGAGCCACAGATCTCCCTTGGTCCTCAGCAGCCATCTGGAGGGACTCTGGGCCAAGCCCTCCAGCCCCTAGGTCTGAACACAGCATCTCCCAAGGGGAGGGCTTCCTCCACGGCAGCCGGACTGTAAGCTCTGACCTCGACCGGGTCCCGGAGGAGGaagaacccctccccccacctccccaacacGCACTCCTTCAAAGCCCATCTAGGGAGATTCCTCACACGGAAAGGTCGATTCTACAAAAGCTGGCTGGCTTGGTCCCAGGACTTACTCTCCCTCGGGGATGCCTAGGTTGCAGGCTTCCCTCCGAGCAGGGTGGCATTTGATCTGGGCAGGCGCCCGACCACCGATTTCTCCCCAAGAGAAAATCCCTCCCGTCTCGGCAGGGAGCGCAGAACGAACGCCCGGCCAGCCCGGCTGCGAGGCGGCTTGGCAGCGGCGAGAGGGGGAGCCTGGAGGAAGCCGGCTTCCGGGCTGGCCCCCTGCCGGCCCAATCCCGCCGCCCCCAGGGCGGGGAGGGGTCTGGGCCCTCTCCCCACCGCCCGGACTCCGGCCGGGATTCCGCCAGGCGCGCCCCGCGCTCGGTTCCGCGCCTGCGGACCGGACCCACCAGCCGGCCGCCGCTGCGAGCGCCGCCTTAACCCCTTCCTGTCCGGCTCCCGCGGGCCCGAACGCAACCCGGCTCTCTCGCCCCTGGGGTCCATCTCCACCCGAAAACAAGGGAGCCcgaactctgggggtggggagtagggtGCTGCCCCAGACCTCCCCTTCCTCCTAAGCGCGGGGGCTCCGCCGCAGCGCACGGCCCCCGGAAAGCGGAAAAGCCTTGCCCCGCCGCAAAGCCGTTTTGATTTGGAGCCGGAGAGGGGAATGCAGGCCGGCGTCCCAAGTGGCTCGGGTCCGACCAACCGGCGCTATCGGCCAGACCCGGTTCTGCTGTCAGCTGCACTTCCCATCACCCGCCCGCGCGCCTCGCTGCGCCCACCGCCCGCGCCGCGCGCAGCCCAAGGGTCCCGAGCCCATTCCGTGCCCTCTCCTTCCGCAGGgcgccagccccccccccctccccaccccccgcccgggCCGGACTCAGCCCGAGGCTGCCGCGCTGCGGGCTGCGCCGCCGGTGCCCCGCAGCCCCTCTGCGCGCCGCAGCCCGGGCAGGGGAAGCGGCCCGCGCAGCCCACCGCCCCGACACCCATTTACCCTTCGCGCTGGGCACCCGGGGCCTCCATGTTCCTGGCTGACCGCGAGCGCCGTGacacggcggcggcggcggcggggtgCGGGCGGCCAGCCGGGAGCCGGCTCTGCAGTCCCGCGGGCGGCGCGTACGGAGCGCCCGGCCGCCGCCCGCAGCCGCACCGCGCCGCACCGCGCCACGCAGCGCCGCACCTGGCCCGGCTGCGAACTCGAATTAAAGGGGCCGGCGGGGGCCAGAGCCGAGCAGGTGGCCGCTGAgttgcgcccccctccccccctcccccggcctcgGCCCCCACCCTGCGAGGAAAACACCCATGCTTTGGCAGAACCCAGCTTACGAACCAGAACCTCGTGGAGAGCTCAGCTGCGTGCTGCCGGGCCCGGGGAAGGGGGACAGAAGTTGAGGGGCGGTCGGGAGAGGCTCCTGCCAACAGAATGAAGTAGGCAGGAGGAAACAATCGATAGCAGCCATCCCGGGTCCGAGGAGGGATCCAGCCCCGCGGGAGATGTGTTGCTATTTTTACGAAGCTGCCAGACAGAATTTGCAGACCCCCTCTCGCGCCCGTTcgccccctcctccagctctgctccccacctccctcttacCCTGCCAAAGCTTTGGCTTCGCAAGGGAATGCAGCAGGTATGGGCCGCAGTGTAGCTGAAACTCACTGGGTTGGTTTCCTGCCAAGGAGCCCCAGGAAACGGGCAGAACTGCAGAGCCGGCCCTCtaggctcccctcccctccagggccGGGCAGGGAAGGCTCTGGGCCGTGCTGCTGCCCTAGGGAAAGGCCAGCCACTCACAAAACCGGTCTCCTCACAGACCTTAACAGGGCCGGACGGCCCACGGAACTCTGAAAATGGGAGTCCAGCTCCCGGAGCCCTGGCACCCTGGGGTGTGGGCAGAAGAGAAAGGCCTTTGCTTTTGGAAGAAAGGGTAGGGGAAGCCCAGCCTACCCTCTGCTCAGATGGTGGATGTGAGAGGGTCCAGGGTGCTCATGACCACATTACAGCCCCATGCCCCTGGGAGTTCTGGCATCTGGATCTCTGTCAGAATCATGGCTGCAAACAGTGATTCCGTGAGCCCCAGACTGGGGCAGACCAGGAGCCTTAGATGCAAAGGGGCTCCAATCCCAGGGAGGCTCCTGCTGGGACCTCCTTGCTAAGAACTTGCTAAGTCTCTAGGCCTGTAGCCTTGTGATGGAAGTTCTGACAGCCGTCAGGGTGGTCTGCTAGGTATGGTTTAAGACTGGGGGCCTACCCAGAGCTGCAGTTCATGGTCTGGGAGGGAAGTGACCTTAGTGAGCTCTGGGGATGACACATAAAGCGGGCTGGTTTGGCCTAGGGCTTCTAGAACTTGAGCCATCCATGTCCCAGCCTGAGGGTGACCTGGGTGTGTTTTGAAGCCAGCCAGGCTGGGACCTAAATCCCTGCTGGGTAGGAGGTGAATTAATTCAGCTCTCTGGACCTTGGtgccctcatctgcaaaatgaggatactTCACAAGCTGTTGTGAGGGTTAAGTTGCTTATGTAAAGAGTTTAGCCCCCAGCAGACGCTCCACAAATGATGGTTGCTCCACTCTGCCTCCCTGTGAAACGGGCCGTAACTCCCAGCCTATAGCTTGGCTTGTGGCTCTTTCTCTAAGTTCCCGATCGATCACTGGGTTTTTCTagcccattctctctgcctcccagtgTGCCCCACCCCTCACTTCCCCTGAGATTTCAGCCATTCCCACCTCCTTCAGCACACGGTCTGGGTCTGCCCGTCTGGGCTCCGCACTCCTACTGGAAAGtctcccctcccagctctgcaaggctctgtttctccttctggCTCCGTGGGGGTCCTCATGTCAATGGAAGCACAACACACATCCATTTGACcacctgtatatatttttttcgcCCGCCTTTGTTCAAATGAAAGCCGCGGACAGAAAAAACGCTCTTGAGGGAGAATTCATAATTGTGCTAATTGGTAACATGTGCCCACCATGTGGcggacactgtgctaagcacgTCCAGTTCAGCGGGAGGCTTAATCCTCACAGCTCCCAGAGCTAGTTTCTACATCACTACCGTTTCCGGGGCAAAGGAAATTGAGGCAGAAAGAGGTGAAGCAACCTGCCCGACGTCCCTGAGTGATGGCTCTGGGACTTGAATTGGGGGTCTGTGACCCTAGGGCAGATACCCTTAGCCCCCACGCCACACTGCTCAGGTACCGGAGCAGCCCCAGAATTTCATTTCCCTCTTTGGGATCTTCCTCTGACCCCTGTCCCATCTGATCGGGCTCAGGGGTGTGTCGTCCTACTCcacgacccccccacccccctcaaagcCTTACCTAAGTGTGAAcaacaagcaaaaagaaatgaaggaaaaaagggaagaaagaaaaagaagcataatATCAGTTGTGCCAGGGCACGTGGGGTGTGGCTCCCACCCTGGACGGTCCCTCTTGGTTTGGCAGGGCTGTGTGAGAAAAAGAGCACGGACCCAGTTCCTACCTCTGGCATTTGCTAGCTGTGTAAACTcgagcaagttatttaaactgctctgggcctcagtttctcctttggTGGGCGGGACAGCAGAGTGGCtcacagggtggggggcaggatgaACTGAGGTGTAGTGGACAGCCAGCCAGCTTAACCTAGCTGCTTGATCACTGTTAGCTCTCTTTCCAGCCCTCTAGAGGCCACCATTTCTTATTCTGGGCCACGAAAGGACAGCTGGGGGGTGCCTCTTGATCCCTCCCTAGGGCCAGCCAGACCCCCAAAGACCACTCCTTTATCCTTCAGCCGGGTGTCCTGCTTGGGGGCCGTGCCTTGTCTTCGGCAGAGGGAAATACTGGTGACGGTCATAACAGTGACCTGCCAGTGACCTGAAATTGTCGGTTCCTGCCCTCTGCGACTACAGTCACTGAAAGGAGGAGTTATGACAGGGCACATCCATGAACCccagcccccaacacacacacaccaaggcaCTGCGGGTACCGAGGGAGGGTCTCTTCGTCTTTCCCGCCATGATTCATGAATGTAGAAGACAGGAGCGCCCTTCTCCGGTGTCACTTCCAAAGGAGCGGCGCTCCTTCCTTGCATGACCGTCACCTCTGCTGAGGCTTGGTCCCCCACCAGCCCTCGGGCCCACTGTGGTGGCACAGCCCCCTTGAGCCCGCAGGAAGCAGGCCAGGGAAACAGGGAACGTGGGCCCAGGCGCCTGCTGACAGCTGTTGTGGGTTGTTTGATTGACTCCTTGGCACCACCTAAGGGAAAAGATgccattatctctattttatagatgaagatacTCAGAGAGGACAAGTCGCTGTCCAGGGCAATTTAGCTCGTAAGTGGTGAGGCTGGAACGGAACTCAAGATGTCTGACTCCACAAATCACTGTTCATTCTCCTGCCCACTTCGACCGTTAGCCTGGTGCCAGGCCTCTGGGCTCACTTCCTGGTCTTAGGGGCAGGGATCCCATCCAGCAGACCTTCTAGACCCTTAGGACATATCCATATATTCTGCAGAGGTTGCCCAACCTGCCAGGATGTCTGTTTTGGAAGCTTGTTGGTGGAGTCAAGACAGCAGTACAAGATTCAGGACCTGAAGTTTCCCCTCTGTGCCTTTGCCTGGAGCAGCTCGACTGATGGCTGTCACATCTGCAGGGCACAGGGCTAAGCCTCCCTCACCCCAGAGCTTTAGTCTTAGCATGCAGAGCTGTGTGACCCAAAGTCACTGGCTTGACCTTTCTGTGCTGTGGTTTACTTGTAAGATAGGAAGGGTAGCATTTGTCCCCTGGCTCCCCTTGCTCTGTAGGGTTTAAAgagagagtggaaggaaggaaaaaaagaaggaaggaaattagcaTTCATTTTTAGTGTGTGTTAAAAATCTCAATTGTTAGCATCAGAGGAGAGTTGATGTGAATGTGCTTGGAAAAGCAGAAAGCCTGGTCCGTGTGGAAGAGGACACTGGTCCCGTCACCATTGCTGCTGCTGTCAGGATTGTGCCCTGCCCGTGTGCATCATGTCTGACGTCCGAGGACTTCCCCTGGAAAGTAGAAGGAGCATCGTCCCAGTGCCCTACTTACCTAAGCGCTGCCTCCTGCAGGAAGCTTTCTGCGATTAACTCCCCGCTGCCTCCAAGGAACTCCTGTGAGGAGGCCTGGGCCTTGGCTCCTGTACTGCAAAGTTTGGCCACATAAAAGAGTATATTAatgaatgggtgaagggggtggACCTTCCCTCCCCTTTTGGGGCCACTCCTCTGGGCCAGGCATCATGCTGGTGGTCTCACCCTCTCGTCCCTGCCGTTAGCACCCAAAGGCAGAATGGCATCACGCTTGAGGTACAACCGCTCGTGCCAGCAGGTGTTGGACCCAATCCCCGGCCTGCCATGTTGTAGCCCTGTGACTCAGCTCCTCACCTGTAAACTTTCATTGTGTGGTGGGGATGTAAAACAGTTAGAACAGTGCCTATCCCGTAGCACACACTAAGTGATACTTTTGGC belongs to Felis catus isolate Fca126 chromosome C1, F.catus_Fca126_mat1.0, whole genome shotgun sequence and includes:
- the KCNA2 gene encoding potassium voltage-gated channel subfamily A member 2, with translation MTVATGEPADEAAALPGHPQDTYDPEADHECCERVVINISGLRFETQLKTLAQFPETLLGDPKKRMRYFDPLRNEYFFDRNRPSFDAILYYYQSGGRLRRPVNVPLDIFSEEIRFYELGEEAMEMFREDEGYIKEEERPLPENEFQRQVWLLFEYPESSGPARIIAIVSVMVILISIVSFCLETLPIFRDENEDMHGGGVTFHTYSNSTIGYQQSTSFTDPFFIVETLCIIWFSFEFLVRFFACPSKAGFFTNIMNIIDIVAIIPYFITLGTELAEKPEDAQQGQQAMSLAILRVIRLVRVFRIFKLSRHSKGLQILGQTLKASMRELGLLIFFLFIGVILFSSAVYFAEADERDSQFPSIPDAFWWAVVSMTTVGYGDMVPTTIGGKIVGSLCAIAGVLTIALPVPVIVSNFNYFYHRETEGEEQAQYLQVTSCPKIPSSPDLKKSRSASTISKSDYMEIQEGVNNSNEDFREENLKTANCTLANTNYVNITKMLTDV